A stretch of the Oceanicola sp. D3 genome encodes the following:
- the clpS gene encoding ATP-dependent Clp protease adapter ClpS: MRLEPITMSQDDEDDVIGGDPAIALKTKPKTKKPPMYKVMLLNDDYTPMEFVVHVLERFFNMTHAQAFEIMLAVHKKGLAVVGVFSHEVAETKVAQVMDFARRHQHPLQCTMEKE; encoded by the coding sequence ATGCGCCTTGAGCCCATTACCATGTCGCAGGACGACGAAGACGACGTCATTGGCGGCGATCCGGCGATTGCGCTCAAGACCAAGCCCAAAACCAAGAAGCCTCCGATGTACAAGGTGATGCTTCTGAACGACGATTACACGCCGATGGAATTTGTGGTGCATGTACTCGAGCGGTTCTTCAACATGACCCACGCGCAGGCCTTCGAGATCATGCTTGCAGTGCATAAAAAGGGCCTCGCCGTTGTTGGCGTGTTCAGCCACGAGGTGGCCGAAACCAAGGTGGCGCAGGTGATGGATTTTGCCCGGCGCCATCAACACCCCCTCCAATGCACCATGGAAAAGGAGTAG